TGCCTTGATTTttatcttcctccttccttccttccttctctgctaATCCCccacaaccaaaacaaaaccataaacaaacaaacaaacaaaatccaaacacCACAACAAAAGAATCTTGAGATAAACAGTAGTAGGCCATTTACAAATGTATTATTGCAACAACTGTTTTATTAGAATAAATACAAAGTTAGTATTCTTAGTGGTACATACTAAGAATTTCACATAGGGATTGAGCacaaaatgctgtgttttgcacACAGACTGTTTGCTCTTGAGGTCCCACAAACAGAATTTTAAGGGCTTAAGGTGAGTTGGACATCTTTTGTTTACTCTCTAAAATCAAAACACGTTACTGAATTGTCTGTTGGGTGGAAATCCTGGATAAGTATAACCTCTACTAAATGTATACTTAAAACTAAATTCTaattaaaatcaattttatttaCCCCAGCTGTAGACACTTCAATTGCATAATAGCTTTAGTTCTGTCAGGGGGCCgtgggagctgcagagagctGCTCCTGAAGGTGCAGCGTAGCATTCCTCGGCAGAGATCGCCCCTTCCCCTCAGGACCGCCAGGCCCCTCCTGCGCTCCCTCTCGCTGTGCACAGCACCCGCGGGCAGACATTTTCGGCGCGCCGTGTAAGCAGCGGTGCCCGATGGCTGATGCTCCGATCACATCCTCACGGGAGTCGCTGTTTGGCAGCTCCGCCGCGGGCACCGCCGTCGATGCGGCACCGCTTGAGCGGGGCAGCTCCCGCATCCCAGCGAGCCACGGGGCGGGCACCGCTGGCTGCGCGGGGAAGCGGGGGACGGAGGGAAGCGAGCAGCGCCGGGAAGGGCCGGGCAGCGCTGCCGCCTCCGCGGCTTCACCACCACGGACAGCGCCCggcgggcggtgcggggcggggAGGTGGGCGGGACAGCCGCGCACAGGCAGCCGGGGGGTCACGGCGGGCACAGAGCGGCGGCCACGCGTGCGGACAGGGACACGGACACACATGCACGGGCGGCTGTCGGGCGTGCACCGACGGGGAGAACTGGCTTGAACGGGCCCAGGGCCCACGCAGAGACACCGGCGCGCTGAGACGCGCGGACACAGAGGCACTGGGGCACAAACCCACGTGCGCATTCTCGGGGATGTTCGCGACACCCACACTCACACCAggcactgcagcacagcctgtcccccaCACCCCGCTCACACACGCACTGTCATGTACGCGCgagcacacagacacacagacacacacacagacacacacacagacgcacagacacagagacacacagagacagagacacacagagacagagacacagacagacagacagacagacagacagacacacacacagacacacagacacacagacacagacagacagacacagacagacagacacacacacagacacacacacagacacacacacagacacacacacagacacacacacacagacacacagacacacagacacagacacacagacacacagacacagacacacagacacagacacacagacacagacacacacacagacacacacgcacacacacacgcacacacaggcacacacacaggcacacacacaggcacacacacaggcacacacacacacacacacagacacacagacacacagacacacagacacacacagacacagacacacacacacacacacacacacacacacacacacacacacacacaagctcTCGATTCTTCAcgcgcgcccgccccgcccccgccggccGCGCGCCTCCCGCCTGGCGACAGCCAATGACGTTGTGAGTCTCCCGCCGGGAGGCGCAGCCACCAATGGGAGCGGCGCGGGCGCGGACCGGCTGGCCCCGCCTCCTTACTTAAGGCGGCCGGTGGCCGAGGGTCGCTCAGTggtgggaggaggggggggcggGGGCAGAGGCAGCGCCAACGAGCGCGAGCATCGGCGCGCTGCGACCCGCGCACGTGCCCGCCCCGCAGCACGGCGCGAGGGGAAGGCGgaggcggggccgggggcagcgcGCGCCGCGGGAGGGGCGGCGGCACctgcggggcggccgcggggcggCCACCGGCAAGCGGCGGCCGAGGGCGCGGAGCGGCGAGCGGACACTCCGCGCAGCCCGCCCGGCGTGCCCGCGGGCATGGAGCAGGACAAGTACCTGCCCCAGCTGATGGCCGAGAAGGACAGCCTGGATCCCTGCTTTGTTCATGCCATGCGCCTCCTGGAAGACGGTGAGGCTCCGCGCCGCGCTCCCCCAGCCGGGACGCTCCTCTGGCTCCGGGCGCCGCGGGGCGAACTGGGGTctgcgggcgggcgggcggcggcggcggcgcatCCCGAGCCGCCCGCGGGGGGACCCGGCCGCGCGTGGGCGAGGGGCGGCGGAGGACGGAGAGCTCGGAGCCGCCCCGGACCCCGCGGCCAGGGACCGTCC
This DNA window, taken from Pseudopipra pipra isolate bDixPip1 chromosome 3, bDixPip1.hap1, whole genome shotgun sequence, encodes the following:
- the LOC135411997 gene encoding uncharacterized protein LOC135411997, coding for MRTWVCAPVPLCPRVSARRCLCVGPGPVQASSPRRCTPDSRPCMCVRVPVRTRGRRSVPAVTPRLPVRGCPAHLPAPHRPPGAVRGGEAAEAAALPGPSRRCSLPSVPRFPAQPAVPAPWLAGMRELPRSSGAASTAVPAAELPNSDSREDVIGASAIGHRCLHGAPKMSARGCCAQREGAQEGPGGPEGKGRSLPRNATLHLQEQLSAAPTAP